Genomic segment of Malus domestica chromosome 15, GDT2T_hap1:
TCCAGAGTTTGAGAAGGATGACTTGGTTGTGGGGTTCATCAGTTGCGGAGAGTACACTGTTCTAAAAGAAGGGACCATGTTTAGGAAATTTGACCCTTTGGGATTTCCACTTTCTTATCAAGTTGGAATTCTAGGTAATTTTACTTTATCGTCGCGACGACTGATACTCCAATATTGGCTCAAGGCATTTTCTCTGTTTATATCTTCTTACCCTTAAAAATAGAGGCACCCGGTGTCCTTGAATCATGTAATTCGTTGACAATTGGATTGATTTGGTTATTTTGTATGTTACAGGTTTTAGTGGACTTACAGCATATGGGGGATTTTTTGAAGTGTGCAAGCCTAAAAAGGGGGAGAGAGTTTTCGTATCTGCAGCTTCTGGATCGGTTGGAAATTTGGTCGGACAGTACGCAAAACTCTTTGGTTGCTATGTTGTTGGCTGTGCCGGAAGCAAAGAAAAGGTGACCTTACAAAACTTTTCTTTTAGGTACACTACGTTTAGTCGGAATCTATTCATGAAAATTGATCCGAATGTTCTGTTTTATAGGTCACATTGCTCAAAGGAAAGCTCAGATTCGACGATGCCTTCAACTACAAGGAAGAGCCTGATTTAAAGTCAACTCTCAAAAAGTAAACCTCCCTTTGATCCTATCGTTTTGAAGCGAAATACGCATGAATACTAAATTGTGTTTGATCTTCAGGTACTTCCCGGATGGGATTGATATATATTTTGACAATGTGGGAGCTGAGATGCTGGAAGCAGCAGTTGAGAACATGAACACCTTCGGTAGGGTTGCTGTCTGCGGCATGATTTCTGAGTACACAGATGCCGGAAAGCGAGCTGCGCCAAATATGCTAGACGTTGTTTGCAAGAGAATTAAGATCCAAGGGTTTTTAGCGGCTGATCACATGAATGTGTACTCTGATTTTATCTCCACCACCGTGGATCATCTTCGCACGGGCAATTTGCAAGCGGTTGAAGACATCTCGTGTGGTTTGGAGAGTTTTCCATCTGCTTTCATTGGACTTTTTCGCGGTCATAACACCGGAAAGAAAATGGTTAAGCTTGCAGATGAGTGAACATATGATATGAAATATCTCattgttgttttgttttacCTGCACTACTTTTATCTGCAGTAACAAAAAGTAAATTCACAAACAGGAACAAGCAGAACAAAGTCCACATAAGCTCCAATTTTGAATTGCATTTGGCTTCAAATTGATGGAATATAATTATAAGCTTGATTAGGACCTCTGAACTGTAAGTGGAAGTTATTAAGCAATTAGCAGGTGATTAAGTAGTTTTTAGCAAATTGCTTGGTCCAAGctccaaaatccaaagaaaggaaaagacaatGTGCCACATCCAACCATTGCTTTTTAGCGGCAGGTGTTGGTTAAGCCGGTTGACTAAGATAACATATATGTTCCTTTCCAATCAAGTTCGATTTTCCTCGTCATGGATATGAGTAGTTCGTTAAGACAAAAAGTCATTGTTCTTGGGGCAAACAAACCAAGTACGTAAACGTAATAGGTTTCGAAGATACTAGTGATTTCTTTTAGAAGGGTTAAAAGTGCATTTTGACGATAAAAACGTTTCAGGCTATGTTTAACAGAAAAACTTAAAAGACTTATGGAttattgaaatgttttcttaaaaaagCAGATGCTATATAATTTTCAAAAAGCACTTCcaagtattttttttctataaacaCTTCcgaagtgtttttttttcactaaaCACATAACTCTTTATAAAAACTTCTGTGTGTTCACAATAAAAATACTTTTGAAATAAACTTTGACTTTACAAAGTCATCAAATCCCACGGCCATGATCATTTTGATGAAGTTATACCCCCATATGTCCAAAGTCCACTTGGGGACTGCCCAAATGTTACCCGCCAATTCAAATGATTCAGAAAACCATTGGAAGCAACGACCTTTTTCCCCTCGcacaataattcaaaacctTAAACCAGCTCAAGCAACCTCCAAAGATGCTTCCTTCTTTCCCTACGCTTGCTCACTTTTCAagcaccaccatcaccaccaaaacatcttcatgTACAACACCATGATCAGAGGATACGTTCAGTCGCATTCGCTGGTTCCTGCCATTTCGTGCTAGTTGGACATGTTGAATCATGGGTTTGTCCCGAATAACTACACTTTTCCGCCGTTTATCAAAGCGTGCACGATTCTGGCCCAAATTTGAAGCTCAGTGGTCGATTAGTTCACGGTCATGTAGTTCAATTCGGGTACGGTGACGACTCTTGTTCTTGGCTTGCTGATCGAGTTTTATGGCGTAATCCACGGCTTGTAAATTGCAAATGTGATTTTTGATAAAAGTCCTGAAAGGGATGTGGTGGTGTGGACGGCAATGATTGACGCGTATGTGAAGACAGGGGATGTTGACAATGCCCAGCGTTGTTTGACGAAATGCCTGAGAGAAACACCATATCGTGGAGTGCAATGATGGCTGCGTATTCTCGGGTGAGCAACTTCAGAGAGGTGCTTTCTTTATTCAGGCAAATGCAAGAAGCAGGCACAAAGCGTAATGAGTCGGTTCTTGTTATACTTCTCACTACCTCTGTTCATATCTCGGTGCGGTCACATTAGCACTGTGGGTGCACTCCTAATGCTAAAAGGTGCCATCTTGATTTTAACACGAGATTGACCACTGCTCTCGTTGATATGTACACGTAATGCAGATATGTGGAAGCAACTTTACGGGGTTTTGAGGGCATTCCTAATAAGGTTGCTAGAGCATTGAATGGTATGATCGCTCGAGTTGCAATGATTGGGGATGCAAGGAAATCACTTGAACTGTTTGATCAAATGGTTGACAGGGGCCTTGAATTGTTTGATCAAATGAAACCTTAACGGAGTTAAACCCAGGGTTGAGCACTACGCGTGCATTGTTGACCTTTCAGCTAGAGCGGGCACAGAGGAAGCTGACCAGTTTGTAGGGGACAAGATGGGAGGACTAGGAAGAGGGAACGCCAACGGGTGGGCGGCATTACTGGCTGCGTGTGGAGTTCATGGGAATGTTGAAGTTGGGGACCAAATTTGGAAAAAGCTCGCTGGTACAGGAGTAGCGGACTGTGGCTTTCATGTTCTTTCGTATAATATGTACAAGGAAGCTGGCAGGGAATTTGAGGCAAAGAGAGGCAGAAATATGATCTTGGAAGCCGGAATGAAGAAGAAACCTGGTTCCAGTGTGATAGAGGTAAATGGCGTGGCCGAAGAATTCCTTTTTGGTGATCTCTGTCATCCACAAGCATAAGAAATGGTTAATACGCTCAACCCCTTCTGTAAATTGTTCGATTCTCGAACCTGATTCAGAGAAATTAATCAAGCATGACTCGAGAACACTTATCATTATGTAAACTGTATAATACATTACAGTAACCTTCAGCTTTTCAACTAGAAGAATATTGTATTGAACATTACCAGATATAGTAAATTGGtaaaatatacatacatatatatatatatatatatatatatatatatatatgattgtagGTATTGACTTGTCTTCCCCACTAAGTACCTATAGCCTGCTAATATGCCCTTGTCAGCCATTATTACTATGAACTAAGATCAATCGTCGGCATCGCTTACTTGGAATAACTTATAAGACCAACATGGTCGTTTATCTGGATTCCGGGTGTCAGGTGCATTGTTTCACATGAAAATCTTCTGCAGATATCAAACCGGTGATGAGACGTTTTAGTCTTTCAGCACCTGGACCCGGCTTGAGAGTGGTGATGTTTTTTGAACTGTAATCTGGAACTGTCGCACTTCCATTTGCTTGAGTACTGAACCATCCTCCTGGTACATATCCATCAGCACTGCAGCCTAAAAGCTCTGAGTCGATCGTGTCAAGAACTGACTCGTTCCTCCCAAATTTCCTGGCGAAAGGCGCATTACTGTCTACCATACGCTGGAAATCATCACTGACGAGGAAATGTGGATGTTGTTTTGGGGGCGTGTCCCATGATATGAAGTGGAGATCATGGTTCACAGTAGTGTTCCGAAACTCCTCAGCATTGCAGATGACAGTGTGGAAATACCCTTCTGGTGAAGAAAGGAAGTTGGCATAATACATAAGGACTAGCCTTGGCAGATTGTCCCAGCCCCATAAAATATATTCGATAAAAGGACGGGAGAGCATCATCCAAGCAGAGCCTGAGGAAATTGTTGAGCAGAATCCAAAATCAGCTATAAGTTATATGTATAGAGGGACATAGGGTTTAAACTTGAGCAAATCAATTCGACCAAGCCGAACAGAGCAATAAAGAATATACCAAACGAAAAGAACTCACAACCTATGATTTGGAGGTGCATTCGCATAACTAAGATTCGTAAACTTTTAGAAGGAAGTTGCTATGAAACCTGTGTTACAGAACACCATAAGCAGTGCACTTTCTACTTTGAAAGTAATATATAAGATATAACACATTTCCAGACCATCAACCAGATACGTGCTAAAAAATAGTTTAAACTTCTCTTAAACCATACTTGGTGTCTAATCCCATGCTTAGTTAAAATATCATGTTTACCAAGTAATGCAGAAATTCTTTTAGTAGATGATATTTTTGCATTCTATCCTGCGAAAGATCAATAACCATTAAGTAGCTGTAGGAAACAAAATGAGAAGCAGCGGAAGCAGAT
This window contains:
- the LOC139191699 gene encoding pentatricopeptide repeat-containing protein At5g56310-like encodes the protein MPERNTISWSAMMAAYSRVSNFREVLSLFRQMQEAGTKRNESVLVILLTTSVHISVRYVEATLRGFEGIPNKVARALNGMIARVAMIGDARKSLELVEHYACIVDLSARAGTEEADQFVGDKMGGLGRGNANGWAALLAACGVHGNVEVGDQIWKKLAGTGVADCGFHVLSYNMYKEAGREFEAKRGRNMILEAGMKKKPGSSVIEVNGVAEEFLFGDLCHPQA
- the LOC103400522 gene encoding 2-alkenal reductase (NADP(+)-dependent)-like, translating into MEVTNRCITKKFPLDDGKPKESDFEVKTSPLALSVSSGSTDVIVKNLYVSIDPYLHNRMKRFSSSHKTINYLAAVAPGDEIDAYGLAKVVASGNPEFEKDDLVVGFISCGEYTVLKEGTMFRKFDPLGFPLSYQVGILGFSGLTAYGGFFEVCKPKKGERVFVSAASGSVGNLVGQYAKLFGCYVVGCAGSKEKVTLLKGKLRFDDAFNYKEEPDLKSTLKKYFPDGIDIYFDNVGAEMLEAAVENMNTFGRVAVCGMISEYTDAGKRAAPNMLDVVCKRIKIQGFLAADHMNVYSDFISTTVDHLRTGNLQAVEDISCGLESFPSAFIGLFRGHNTGKKMVKLADE